The following proteins are encoded in a genomic region of Sorangiineae bacterium MSr12523:
- a CDS encoding alpha/beta hydrolase, with translation MTHRSLAAHLSLFVLPCLVAGCSAGSDAPNDTSQTALVESRCTETSTSVSCPKNTAKINLRDVHWQIPVGTAPAGGWPTVLMFQGSLFSAELTWQASKSLPFGAYYQTKLVKELLDHGFAVIAPEAHGEGLTFWDTNNPLWANNWEASGDHKLMLAIFEAIGAGKFGPLRGTHLYATGISSGGYMTSRMGIAYPSRFAALGVESGSYATCAGPICSIPRLSPSHPPALLLHGDKDGTVPLSTAKRYQERLNEAGIENKLIVHAGAGHEWIPEAPDAVVSWFLSHP, from the coding sequence ATGACACATCGATCGCTGGCGGCCCATCTCTCGCTGTTCGTGCTCCCGTGCCTCGTTGCCGGATGTTCGGCGGGCTCCGATGCGCCGAATGACACGTCGCAAACCGCGCTCGTCGAGTCGCGTTGTACGGAGACGTCAACCTCGGTGAGCTGTCCCAAGAACACGGCGAAAATCAACTTGCGCGATGTTCATTGGCAGATCCCCGTTGGGACGGCGCCCGCCGGTGGCTGGCCCACGGTGCTGATGTTCCAGGGCTCCTTGTTCAGCGCGGAGCTGACCTGGCAGGCAAGCAAGTCGCTGCCATTTGGCGCTTACTACCAAACGAAGCTCGTGAAGGAACTGCTCGATCATGGCTTTGCCGTCATTGCGCCCGAGGCGCACGGCGAAGGGTTGACCTTTTGGGATACGAACAACCCGCTCTGGGCGAACAATTGGGAAGCCTCCGGCGATCACAAACTGATGCTCGCCATCTTCGAGGCCATTGGCGCAGGCAAGTTCGGTCCCCTTCGTGGAACACACTTGTATGCGACCGGTATTTCGAGTGGCGGATACATGACCAGCCGCATGGGGATCGCTTATCCGAGTCGCTTTGCGGCGCTCGGTGTCGAGTCGGGCTCTTACGCTACGTGCGCGGGGCCGATTTGCTCGATTCCCAGGCTCTCGCCCAGTCATCCGCCGGCGCTCCTTCTGCACGGAGACAAGGACGGAACCGTGCCGCTGTCGACCGCGAAACGCTATCAAGAGCGTTTGAACGAAGCCGGAATCGAGAATAAGCTCATCGTTCACGCGGGCGCAGGCCACGAATGGATTCCCGAGGCGCCCGATGCGGTGGTCTCTTGGTTCCTGAGCCATCCCTAG
- a CDS encoding DUF4139 domain-containing protein, which produces MRHLAPFSLIALLVGCGGGSSYVHSDTTLGRVVVYRNGVAYFERYAKVDDDTLRLSVPADKVDDFLKSLTVVDAKTGQPAPVAYPTGGSTDGTGLIDMKIGLPGSRPHQVRLSYVTEAPAWKPSYRVLLGQKGQVELQAWAIVDNTSGEDWHHVKLGVGSSSAMSFRFDLRSLRLVERETLQSDALFAAAPPSGASVYGGTPAPEGQKNVAVLNDEAIASNRPANAAPTPTVDVAVHGRAQRSFESVDEVLSGEGARKPSSSGMPGNPNAPSEARPPRKTEERTASPPPPPPQAPPPNPFDALLRRIKQPGSTNAFVIEGFADPKDTDRNRAALDRANQVREQLIRQGADPNRLTAVGKGEVEGTTGGVRVLESSKSRASPSAAAAAAADPIGTSHFESGVTMSIPRGSSAMVSILNAKAEGEVVYLYDPESARGNGSFAFKSVRIKNPTDSALESGPVSVFGEGRFIGEGIAEPIPAKSTAFVPFALDRQIVVEAKNEDRDEIARVLSVQHGVFSAEVQHTKRSTWTLHNRLRERVTVYVRHTSPEGHKLSPRSAPSVERIGGANLFRVILDAGAKKDIVVEEQAPQFKTVDLRSPDGMALVRTYLSTSAQESPLKSEVTTLLNLQQEIGNIEQRIATVRDQMQEYRSRMDELHAQVVTLRAVKTAGPLMQNLQNKLQDVSDHMSKSTIEVVALQEKLMVSRIRFQDGVADLSLGKRNDGANAGGSAKAK; this is translated from the coding sequence ATGAGGCATTTGGCGCCATTTTCCCTCATCGCGCTGTTGGTCGGTTGCGGCGGAGGGTCCAGTTATGTCCACAGCGATACAACCCTGGGACGGGTCGTCGTTTATCGAAATGGGGTGGCCTATTTCGAGCGCTACGCGAAGGTCGACGACGACACCCTCCGTCTCTCGGTCCCGGCGGACAAAGTGGACGACTTTCTCAAGTCGCTCACCGTCGTGGATGCGAAAACCGGACAACCGGCGCCCGTAGCCTATCCGACGGGCGGGTCCACCGATGGGACAGGCCTCATCGACATGAAGATTGGCCTTCCCGGATCGAGACCACACCAGGTGCGTCTGTCGTACGTGACGGAGGCCCCCGCGTGGAAGCCGAGTTACCGCGTCCTCCTGGGTCAAAAAGGCCAGGTGGAGCTCCAAGCGTGGGCCATCGTGGACAACACGTCCGGGGAAGATTGGCACCATGTGAAGCTTGGCGTGGGCTCCAGTTCGGCCATGTCGTTTCGCTTCGATTTGCGCTCCCTCCGTCTCGTCGAGCGCGAGACGCTCCAGTCGGATGCGCTCTTCGCGGCCGCGCCTCCCTCGGGCGCCTCGGTCTACGGGGGTACGCCCGCCCCCGAAGGTCAGAAGAACGTCGCCGTTCTGAACGACGAGGCCATTGCCTCCAACCGCCCTGCGAACGCCGCCCCCACCCCCACCGTCGACGTGGCGGTGCACGGTCGAGCCCAGCGGAGCTTCGAATCCGTGGATGAAGTCTTAAGTGGTGAAGGCGCGAGAAAGCCCTCGTCATCGGGTATGCCCGGAAATCCCAACGCTCCAAGCGAGGCGCGTCCACCGCGAAAGACCGAGGAGAGGACGGCGAGCCCGCCGCCACCCCCACCGCAGGCCCCGCCGCCGAATCCATTCGACGCGCTGCTGCGGCGAATCAAGCAGCCGGGCAGCACGAATGCATTCGTGATTGAAGGATTCGCCGATCCCAAAGATACCGACCGAAACCGCGCCGCGTTGGATCGCGCCAACCAAGTTCGCGAACAGCTCATACGTCAAGGCGCCGACCCCAATCGGCTAACCGCCGTCGGAAAAGGGGAAGTCGAAGGAACCACGGGCGGAGTTCGCGTGCTCGAGTCGTCGAAGAGCCGTGCGTCTCCGAGTGCCGCCGCGGCTGCCGCGGCCGATCCCATTGGGACATCGCATTTCGAGTCCGGTGTGACCATGAGCATTCCGCGCGGCAGCAGCGCGATGGTGTCCATTCTCAACGCGAAGGCCGAGGGCGAGGTCGTCTACCTCTATGATCCGGAAAGTGCGCGCGGCAATGGATCGTTCGCCTTCAAATCGGTTCGCATCAAGAACCCAACGGATTCGGCGCTGGAGAGCGGGCCGGTCAGCGTCTTCGGCGAAGGGCGCTTCATCGGCGAGGGCATCGCCGAGCCCATTCCGGCCAAATCGACGGCGTTCGTGCCTTTCGCGCTCGATCGGCAGATTGTCGTCGAGGCGAAAAACGAGGACCGCGACGAAATCGCGCGCGTTTTGAGCGTACAGCACGGTGTCTTCTCGGCGGAGGTGCAGCACACGAAGCGCTCGACCTGGACGCTCCACAACCGCCTTCGCGAGCGCGTCACGGTGTACGTCCGCCACACCTCGCCCGAAGGCCACAAACTTTCACCGAGGTCGGCGCCATCCGTCGAGCGAATTGGAGGCGCAAACCTCTTTCGCGTCATCCTCGATGCGGGCGCCAAAAAGGATATCGTGGTCGAGGAACAGGCACCGCAATTCAAAACAGTCGATCTTCGGTCACCGGACGGAATGGCCCTCGTCCGTACCTACTTGTCGACGTCCGCACAGGAAAGCCCGCTGAAGTCGGAGGTCACCACCCTACTGAATCTGCAACAGGAAATCGGAAACATCGAACAGCGCATCGCCACCGTGCGCGACCAAATGCAGGAATACCGCAGTCGAATGGACGAGCTCCACGCCCAGGTGGTCACGCTCCGCGCGGTAAAAACGGCGGGGCCGCTCATGCAGAACCTTCAGAACAAGCTGCAAGACGTGAGCGACCACATGTCGAAGAGCACCATCGAGGTCGTCGCCCTGCAGGAAAAGCTGATGGTCTCACGTATACGCTTCCAAGATGGCGTCGCCGACTTGAGCCTCGGGAAGCGGAACGACGGGGCCAACGCGGGCGGAAGCGCAAAAGCGAAATAG
- a CDS encoding DUF6268 family outer membrane beta-barrel protein, protein MLKTTFAVLAVFAVVCQTKTASAQAADSIFSVSYEGSAFGLEKPESRDTKDSLGIQTLRFRAGKPIPLGPRTMFIPGIAYDMIDIPKSTSKELPYGRLHAPAVSLGIMQMLGSRVMVGAMVNVGLASDFEERVSMDDLSLSASVVGMYRFSDSFQLGVGVSYFHQLRRVLPAPAIAMNWEISDRFRIRGALPSQLNVEYRAAPWLSLGIRGALDANAFHLSSRKYGEDNMQLSYMTVNVGPKATLNFSDNTHLDLYASATVLRRYEYFVDGDSKRDGLLPAVMTFGARLWFGSAGWRSDPWAPVTK, encoded by the coding sequence ATGCTAAAAACTACTTTTGCCGTCCTGGCGGTGTTCGCCGTGGTTTGTCAAACGAAGACCGCGAGCGCCCAAGCGGCCGACTCGATATTTTCCGTAAGCTACGAAGGATCCGCGTTCGGGCTGGAGAAGCCCGAGTCGCGCGACACGAAGGACTCGCTCGGGATTCAAACCTTGCGTTTCCGCGCCGGAAAACCCATCCCGCTTGGCCCGCGGACGATGTTCATTCCCGGCATCGCGTACGACATGATCGATATTCCGAAGAGCACGAGCAAAGAACTGCCGTACGGAAGGTTGCATGCGCCGGCGGTGAGCTTGGGCATCATGCAGATGCTCGGCAGTCGCGTGATGGTCGGAGCGATGGTCAACGTGGGCCTCGCCTCGGATTTCGAAGAGCGCGTTTCGATGGATGATCTATCGCTGAGCGCCTCGGTCGTGGGCATGTACAGATTCAGCGATTCCTTTCAGCTCGGTGTCGGCGTTTCGTACTTTCACCAGCTCCGCAGGGTTCTTCCGGCACCGGCCATCGCCATGAATTGGGAGATCAGCGATCGCTTTCGCATCCGTGGCGCGCTGCCCTCGCAACTCAACGTGGAATACCGCGCGGCGCCCTGGTTGTCGCTGGGCATTCGGGGGGCGCTGGATGCCAATGCCTTTCACTTGAGCAGTCGCAAATACGGCGAAGACAATATGCAACTCTCGTATATGACCGTCAACGTGGGGCCCAAGGCGACGCTGAACTTTTCGGACAACACGCACCTCGATCTCTATGCATCGGCCACCGTGCTGCGCCGCTACGAATACTTCGTCGACGGTGATTCGAAACGCGATGGGCTCCTGCCGGCGGTCATGACCTTCGGCGCCCGACTCTGGTTCGGATCGGCCGGCTGGCGCAGCGATCCTTGGGCTCCCGTTACCAAGTGA